In the Pseudonocardia cypriaca genome, one interval contains:
- a CDS encoding cytochrome P450, producing MNPASPVEPLHTVTTLPTARRPGCPFDPPAELLDAHRHGPISRYSFPDGHQGWLVTGYDLVRAVLADTRFSSRKELMLHHPLIDYSGVEVPPAAPGEFLLMDEPQHGRYRKPLVGKFTVRRMRQLTERVEQITADHLDAMEEAGPPTDLVTAFATPIPAIMICELLGVPYEDRGAFQEQVVSFMNGETSDEDLFAAYTATQQYLAELVAAKRANPTDDVLSDLTDSDLTDEELQGMSLILLAAGLDTTANMLALGTFALLRNPDQLAGLRADPALADQAVEELLRYLSVAKTFMRTALEDVELGGQTIEAGTALILSYSTANRDAERFPDPHVLDLGRRAGGHLAFGHGIHQCLGQQLARVEMRVAFPALVNRFPTLRLAVPADEVGLRPETADIHGVKSLPVTWDI from the coding sequence ATGAATCCGGCCTCTCCCGTCGAACCCCTCCACACCGTCACGACGCTGCCGACGGCGCGTCGGCCCGGCTGCCCCTTCGACCCGCCGGCCGAGCTGCTCGACGCCCACCGCCACGGCCCCATCAGCCGCTACTCCTTCCCGGACGGGCATCAGGGCTGGCTGGTCACGGGATACGACCTGGTCCGGGCGGTGCTGGCCGACACGCGGTTCAGCTCGCGCAAGGAGCTGATGCTCCACCACCCGCTCATCGACTACAGCGGCGTGGAGGTCCCGCCGGCGGCGCCCGGCGAGTTCCTCCTCATGGACGAGCCGCAGCACGGGCGCTACCGGAAGCCGCTGGTTGGCAAGTTCACCGTGCGCCGGATGCGGCAGCTCACCGAGCGCGTCGAGCAGATCACCGCCGACCACCTGGACGCCATGGAGGAGGCCGGGCCCCCGACGGACCTGGTGACCGCGTTCGCAACGCCCATCCCCGCGATCATGATCTGCGAGCTGCTCGGGGTGCCCTACGAGGACCGCGGTGCCTTCCAGGAGCAGGTCGTGTCGTTCATGAACGGCGAGACGAGCGACGAGGACTTGTTCGCGGCCTACACCGCGACCCAGCAGTACCTCGCGGAGCTGGTGGCCGCCAAGCGCGCGAACCCCACCGACGACGTGCTCAGCGACCTCACCGACAGCGACCTGACGGATGAGGAGCTGCAGGGGATGAGCCTGATCCTGCTGGCGGCCGGGCTCGACACCACCGCGAACATGCTGGCCCTCGGCACCTTCGCGCTGCTGCGCAACCCGGATCAGCTGGCCGGGCTGCGTGCCGACCCCGCGCTCGCCGACCAGGCCGTGGAGGAGCTGCTGCGGTATCTGAGCGTCGCCAAGACGTTCATGAGGACGGCCTTGGAGGACGTCGAGCTCGGCGGCCAGACCATCGAGGCCGGTACGGCGCTGATCCTGTCGTACAGCACCGCCAACCGGGACGCCGAGCGCTTCCCCGATCCCCACGTGCTCGACCTCGGCAGGCGGGCCGGCGGGCACCTGGCCTTCGGCCACGGAATCCACCAGTGCCTCGGTCAGCAGCTGGCCCGCGTCGAGATGCGCGTCGCGTTCCCCGCGCTGGTCAACCGTTTCCCCACGCTTCGGCTGGCCGTGCCGGCCGACGAGGTCGGCCTGCGCCCGGAGACCGCGGACATCCACGGGGTGAAGAGCCTGCCGGTCACCTGGGACATCTGA
- a CDS encoding Rieske 2Fe-2S domain-containing protein has product MRPFNQIERLERAEALDKPAAIVRDTVQRVLSDRRIKDALHGVWLGHPVHPVIVQITLGSFMSASLIDLVGGNRRSSTALIATGLALTPPTVAAGWADWSTSNPDQQRVGLVHAATNVVAVSCYAAALTRRARGRSGRLLSLAGAAISSIGATLGGHLAYHQALGANHADRVRDLGPRDWQTLGRVADLPERSPVRCDAGDVPVFVLRRGLDVTVLADRCPHLAAPLSEGEVVGTDGDTCVVCPWHGSQFRLDDGAVVHGPATAAVPRFETRIRNGEVEARLAPGS; this is encoded by the coding sequence ATGCGGCCCTTCAACCAGATCGAGCGTCTCGAGCGGGCCGAGGCGCTCGACAAGCCCGCGGCGATCGTCCGGGACACCGTGCAGCGAGTGCTGTCCGACCGGCGCATCAAGGACGCGCTGCACGGCGTGTGGCTCGGCCACCCGGTGCACCCGGTGATCGTCCAGATCACACTCGGCTCGTTCATGTCGGCGTCATTGATCGACCTGGTCGGCGGGAACCGTCGCTCCTCGACCGCCCTGATCGCCACCGGGCTGGCGCTGACTCCGCCGACGGTGGCCGCAGGGTGGGCCGACTGGTCCACCTCGAACCCCGACCAGCAACGGGTCGGCCTCGTGCACGCCGCGACGAACGTCGTCGCGGTCAGTTGCTACGCGGCGGCGCTGACCCGGCGGGCCCGCGGCCGCAGCGGCCGGCTGCTGTCGCTCGCCGGTGCTGCGATCAGCAGCATCGGGGCGACCCTCGGTGGGCACCTGGCCTACCACCAGGCCCTCGGCGCCAACCACGCCGACCGGGTCCGCGACCTGGGACCACGGGACTGGCAGACGCTGGGGCGGGTCGCGGACCTCCCCGAGCGCAGCCCGGTGCGTTGCGACGCGGGCGATGTCCCCGTGTTCGTCCTGCGCCGCGGCTTGGACGTGACCGTGCTCGCCGACCGATGCCCTCACCTGGCCGCACCGCTCTCCGAAGGTGAGGTGGTCGGCACCGACGGCGACACCTGCGTGGTCTGCCCGTGGCACGGCAGCCAGTTCCGGCTCGACGACGGCGCCGTCGTGCACGGCCCTGCGACGGCGGCGGTTCCCCGCTTCGAGACCCGTATCCGGAACGGTGAGGTGGAAGCGCGGCTCGCACCGGGATCCTGA
- a CDS encoding aldehyde dehydrogenase family protein yields MGTTREVGAYVGGKWRDDGPGGRLTSIDPARDEPVAQALLADAALFVEACRTARDAQRAWAAVPAPVRGRVVEQIGRLVEANKEALAALVTREIGKPIAEARGEVQEVIDTCSFFAGEGRRLYGQTVPSEMSDKQLFTFRVPVGVAAIVTAGNFPVAVPSWYLVPALLCGNAVVWKPAEYTPAIAEAFTELFVRGGLPAGVLNTVLADGATTFDGLSAALDAGLVDKIGFTGSSAVGVRIGELAGRNLQNPCLELGGKNPLVVMPDADLDLAVEGALFSGFGTAGQRCTSLGTAIVHASVHDEFLRRFDAAVRSAEIGDPTRTDVLYGPMLSARFLAGFERHLDLVRPHHALHGSTGTGRITPANPRGGFTGEPGIYAHPTIVDGVVADDDLYRTETFGPIVGVATFETFDEAVALANGHGYGLSASIYTSTPVHAFRFRERVSAGMVSVNNSTSGAEAHLPFGGNGRSGNGSRQSGIWVLDQFTRWQSMNWDYAGKLQKAQMDTAVLPADAEFRLPEA; encoded by the coding sequence ATGGGTACGACACGCGAGGTCGGCGCGTACGTCGGTGGGAAGTGGCGCGACGACGGCCCGGGTGGCCGCCTCACCTCGATCGACCCCGCTCGCGACGAACCGGTCGCCCAGGCGCTGCTCGCCGACGCGGCCCTGTTCGTCGAGGCCTGCCGCACCGCCCGCGACGCGCAGCGGGCATGGGCCGCCGTCCCGGCGCCCGTGCGCGGCCGGGTCGTCGAGCAGATCGGCAGGCTCGTCGAGGCGAACAAGGAGGCACTCGCCGCGCTCGTCACCCGCGAGATCGGCAAGCCGATCGCGGAGGCGCGCGGTGAGGTGCAGGAGGTCATCGACACCTGCTCCTTCTTCGCGGGCGAGGGCAGGCGGCTCTACGGGCAGACCGTGCCCAGCGAGATGTCCGACAAGCAGCTGTTCACGTTCCGGGTGCCGGTCGGGGTGGCCGCGATCGTCACGGCCGGGAACTTCCCGGTTGCCGTGCCGTCCTGGTACCTGGTGCCGGCCCTGCTGTGCGGCAACGCCGTGGTGTGGAAGCCGGCGGAGTACACGCCCGCGATCGCGGAGGCGTTCACCGAGCTGTTCGTCCGCGGCGGGCTGCCAGCCGGGGTGCTCAACACCGTGCTCGCCGACGGCGCCACCACCTTCGACGGCCTCTCGGCCGCGCTCGACGCCGGGCTCGTCGACAAGATCGGCTTCACCGGTTCCTCGGCGGTCGGGGTGCGGATCGGTGAGCTGGCCGGGCGGAACCTGCAGAACCCGTGCCTCGAGCTGGGCGGCAAGAACCCCCTGGTGGTCATGCCCGACGCCGACCTCGACCTCGCCGTCGAGGGCGCCCTGTTCTCCGGGTTCGGCACGGCCGGGCAGCGCTGCACATCGCTGGGCACGGCGATCGTGCACGCGTCGGTGCACGACGAGTTCCTCCGCCGCTTCGACGCGGCCGTCCGGTCGGCCGAGATCGGCGACCCGACCCGCACCGACGTCCTCTACGGGCCGATGCTCTCGGCCCGGTTCCTGGCGGGCTTCGAGCGGCACCTCGACCTGGTCCGGCCGCACCACGCGCTGCACGGCTCCACCGGCACCGGCCGGATCACGCCCGCCAACCCGCGCGGCGGGTTCACCGGCGAGCCCGGGATCTACGCGCACCCGACGATCGTCGACGGCGTGGTCGCCGACGACGACCTGTACCGCACCGAGACCTTCGGCCCGATCGTCGGCGTCGCGACGTTCGAGACCTTCGACGAGGCCGTCGCGCTCGCCAACGGGCACGGCTACGGCCTCTCGGCGTCGATCTACACGTCCACGCCGGTGCACGCGTTCCGGTTCCGGGAACGGGTGAGCGCGGGCATGGTGAGCGTGAACAACTCGACGTCGGGGGCCGAGGCGCACCTCCCGTTCGGGGGCAACGGGCGCTCCGGGAACGGGAGCCGGCAGTCCGGGATCTGGGTCCTCGACCAGTTCACGCGGTGGCAGTCGATGAACTGGGACTACGCGGGGAAGCTGCAGAAGGCCCAGATGGACACGGCCGTGCTCCCCGCCGACGCGGAGTTCCGCCTGCCCGAGGCCTGA
- the lat gene encoding L-lysine 6-transaminase encodes MTVPVERVHETLRRHLLVDGFDLVLDTRASRGSWLVDARDGTRYLDLFSFFASAPLGMNHPALTDDPAFLAELTQVAVNKPSNSDIYTTHMAAFVETFERVLGDPALPHLFLVEGGAMAVENALKTAFDWKRRHNALHGRPEHLGTKVLHLRKAFHGRSGYTLSLTNTDPRKTALFPTFDWPRIDVPAIRFPMDVIEVEAAEARALAQAREAFAAHPHDIACFIAEPIQGEGGDNHMRAEFLQAVQALCREHDALFVLDEVQTGGGMTGTAWAYQQLGLAPDVVAFGKKLQVCGIMAGGRVDEVPDNVFRVPSRINSTWGGGLTDMVRSRRYLEVIEAEGLVERAAVLGKRLLDGLATIPEVDNVRGRGLFVAVDLPTPAARDAALQRLHRDEKVLILGGGERSVRFRPALTIGEDELDLAVGALARAVRA; translated from the coding sequence ATGACCGTCCCCGTCGAGCGCGTCCACGAGACGCTGCGCCGCCACCTGCTCGTCGACGGCTTCGACCTCGTGCTGGACACCCGGGCGAGCCGCGGGTCCTGGCTGGTCGACGCCCGCGACGGGACCCGCTACCTGGACCTGTTCAGCTTCTTCGCGTCGGCGCCGCTGGGCATGAACCACCCGGCGCTCACGGACGACCCGGCGTTCCTCGCCGAGCTCACCCAGGTGGCGGTCAACAAGCCGTCGAACTCCGACATCTACACCACGCACATGGCCGCGTTCGTCGAGACGTTCGAGCGGGTGCTCGGCGACCCGGCGCTGCCGCACCTGTTCCTCGTCGAGGGCGGCGCGATGGCGGTCGAGAACGCGCTCAAGACCGCGTTCGACTGGAAGCGGCGGCACAACGCGCTGCACGGGCGGCCCGAGCACCTCGGCACGAAGGTGCTGCACCTGCGCAAGGCGTTCCACGGTCGCAGCGGCTACACGCTCTCGCTCACCAACACCGACCCGCGCAAGACCGCGCTCTTCCCGACGTTCGACTGGCCGCGCATCGACGTCCCGGCGATCCGCTTCCCCATGGACGTGATCGAGGTCGAGGCGGCCGAGGCCCGCGCGCTCGCGCAGGCCAGGGAGGCGTTCGCGGCGCACCCGCACGACATCGCGTGCTTCATCGCCGAGCCGATCCAGGGCGAGGGCGGCGACAACCACATGCGGGCGGAGTTCCTGCAGGCCGTGCAGGCGCTGTGCCGCGAGCACGACGCCCTGTTCGTGCTCGACGAGGTGCAGACCGGCGGCGGTATGACCGGCACCGCGTGGGCCTACCAGCAGCTGGGCTTGGCACCGGACGTCGTCGCGTTCGGCAAGAAGCTCCAGGTCTGCGGCATCATGGCCGGCGGCCGGGTGGACGAGGTGCCCGACAACGTGTTCCGGGTGCCCTCGCGCATCAACTCCACGTGGGGCGGCGGCCTCACCGACATGGTCCGGTCGCGCCGGTACCTGGAGGTCATCGAGGCCGAAGGCCTGGTCGAGCGGGCCGCGGTGCTCGGCAAACGGCTGCTCGACGGGCTCGCCACGATCCCGGAGGTCGACAACGTGCGCGGCCGGGGCCTGTTCGTCGCCGTCGACCTGCCGACGCCCGCCGCCCGCGACGCTGCCCTGCAGCGGCTGCACCGGGACGAGAAGGTGCTGATCCTCGGCGGCGGGGAGCGCTCCGTCCGGTTCCGCCCGGCCCTGACGATCGGTGAGGACGAGCTCGACCTCGCGGTCGGCGCGCTGGCGCGGGCGGTGCGGGCATGA
- a CDS encoding Lrp/AsnC family transcriptional regulator, translating to MPPTDRQLDDLDRRVLAHLAADGRASMAELGRAVGLSRTAVLARVQRLERAGVIRGYRADVVLPGTSAAHRARVGVVVRTADVAGYVRRLSAMPGVTEIESVTGEYDLMVLVTAPSAGELDAVLDGIQKWRETVRTTTWVVLTRYR from the coding sequence GTGCCGCCGACGGATCGTCAGCTCGACGACCTCGACCGCCGCGTGCTCGCGCACCTGGCGGCCGACGGCCGGGCGTCGATGGCCGAGCTCGGCCGCGCGGTCGGGCTGTCGCGCACCGCCGTGCTGGCCAGGGTGCAGCGCCTCGAGCGGGCGGGGGTGATCCGCGGGTACCGGGCCGACGTGGTGCTCCCGGGCACGTCGGCCGCGCACCGCGCCCGGGTCGGCGTCGTCGTGCGCACGGCCGACGTGGCCGGCTACGTCCGCAGGCTCTCCGCGATGCCCGGCGTGACCGAGATCGAGTCGGTGACCGGGGAGTACGACCTGATGGTGCTGGTGACCGCCCCCAGCGCGGGTGAGCTGGACGCCGTGCTCGACGGCATCCAGAAGTGGCGCGAGACCGTCCGGACGACGACGTGGGTGGTGCTCACGCGCTACCGCTGA
- a CDS encoding DNA translocase FtsK, with product MAGRTTAGGGRSTAAASSARSAAGSARGRRTPASRNTSRGRSGSTRRTPARKQPDLIDRGIDGVGRGIARLGRSLGRAVGRTRELDPAHRRDGLGVALLVLGVIAAAGIWWGAGGPVGNWLSGAVAAVVGRGSAVLPVLVVGVGVLLMATQPHPESRPRVAVGSFLLALGVLGLVHIVAGRPDEPGQWAQGGGAIGYVAATPLATGLTSWVAVPVLVLLSGYAFLVLTGTPVREVPNRFRRLTGQAVPEPAPAEEPGEVVADPPSVALRRPSRRRQASRVADVYREDTADTPDALDPPAEEAPAPAPPKRKPAAVPATPPAEPEPAGAVGEQLRLTVQPSEGAAPYKLPPSDLLPSGPAPKTRSRANDAMIEAIAGVLEQFNVDAQVTGFTRGPTVTRYEIELGPAVKVEKITQLQRNISYAVATDNVRLLAPIPGKSAVGIEVPNTDREMVRLGDVLRSSAARSEQHPLGIGLGKDIEGHFLVANLAKMPHLLVAGSTGSGKSSFVNSMLVSLLSRATPDEVRMILIDPKMVELTPYEGIPHLITPIITQPKKAAAALAWLVEEMEQRYQDMQANRVRHVDDFNRKVRSGEITAPLGSEREYRPYPYILCIVDELADLMMTAPRDVEDAVVRITQKARAAGIHLVLATQRPSVDVVTGLIKTNVPSRLAFATSSLTDSRVILDQPGAEKLIGMGDGLYLPMGAGKPVRMQGAFVGDDEISSVVSFTKEQAEPTYTDGVTAQKAGEAKEIDPDIGDDLDVLLQAAELIVTSQFGSTSMLQRKLRVGFAKAGRLMDLLETRGIVGPSEGSKAREVLIKPDELEGALWLIRGGGGPAPDDEDED from the coding sequence ATGGCAGGACGGACGACCGCCGGCGGCGGCAGGAGCACCGCGGCAGCGTCGTCAGCTCGATCGGCGGCGGGCTCGGCACGAGGGCGCCGCACGCCGGCGTCCCGCAACACATCGCGCGGCCGCTCCGGATCCACCCGACGCACGCCTGCGCGCAAGCAGCCCGACCTGATCGACCGCGGCATCGACGGCGTCGGCCGGGGGATCGCCCGGCTCGGCAGGTCGCTCGGCCGCGCCGTCGGACGCACCCGCGAGCTCGACCCGGCCCACCGCCGCGACGGGCTGGGCGTGGCGCTGCTCGTGCTCGGCGTGATCGCGGCGGCGGGCATCTGGTGGGGTGCGGGCGGCCCGGTGGGCAACTGGCTGTCCGGCGCGGTGGCCGCGGTCGTCGGGCGCGGCTCGGCGGTGCTCCCCGTGCTGGTCGTGGGCGTCGGGGTGCTGCTGATGGCCACGCAGCCGCACCCGGAGTCCCGGCCCCGGGTGGCGGTCGGCTCGTTCCTGCTCGCGCTCGGCGTCCTCGGGCTCGTGCACATCGTGGCGGGCCGGCCGGACGAGCCCGGCCAGTGGGCGCAGGGCGGGGGAGCGATCGGCTACGTCGCTGCGACGCCGCTCGCCACCGGGCTGACCTCGTGGGTGGCGGTGCCGGTCCTCGTGCTGCTGTCGGGATACGCGTTCCTGGTGCTGACCGGCACGCCCGTGCGCGAGGTTCCGAACCGGTTCCGGCGGCTCACCGGGCAGGCCGTGCCCGAACCGGCGCCCGCGGAGGAGCCGGGAGAGGTCGTCGCCGACCCGCCGTCGGTGGCGCTGCGGCGCCCGTCGCGGCGGCGGCAGGCCTCCCGGGTGGCCGACGTCTACCGCGAGGACACCGCCGACACCCCGGACGCGCTCGACCCGCCTGCCGAGGAGGCGCCGGCGCCGGCTCCGCCGAAGCGCAAGCCCGCTGCCGTGCCGGCCACGCCGCCCGCCGAGCCCGAGCCCGCGGGCGCCGTGGGGGAGCAGCTGCGGCTGACCGTGCAGCCGAGCGAGGGCGCGGCTCCCTACAAGCTGCCGCCGAGCGACCTGCTGCCGAGCGGACCGGCGCCGAAGACGCGCAGCCGCGCCAACGACGCGATGATCGAGGCGATCGCGGGCGTGCTGGAGCAGTTCAACGTCGACGCGCAGGTCACCGGGTTCACACGGGGCCCGACCGTCACCCGGTACGAGATCGAGCTGGGCCCGGCCGTGAAGGTCGAGAAGATCACCCAGCTGCAGCGCAACATCTCCTACGCCGTCGCCACCGACAACGTGCGGCTGCTCGCACCGATCCCCGGCAAGTCCGCCGTGGGCATCGAGGTGCCCAACACCGACCGCGAGATGGTGCGCCTCGGCGACGTGCTGCGCTCCTCCGCCGCCCGCTCCGAGCAGCACCCGCTCGGCATCGGGCTGGGCAAGGACATCGAGGGCCACTTCCTCGTCGCGAACCTCGCGAAGATGCCGCACCTGCTGGTCGCGGGCTCCACGGGCTCCGGCAAGTCGAGCTTCGTGAACTCGATGCTGGTGTCGCTTTTGTCGCGCGCCACACCGGACGAGGTCCGGATGATCCTCATCGACCCCAAGATGGTCGAGCTCACCCCGTACGAGGGCATCCCGCACCTGATCACGCCCATCATCACCCAGCCGAAGAAGGCCGCCGCTGCGCTGGCCTGGCTGGTGGAGGAGATGGAGCAGCGCTACCAGGACATGCAGGCCAACCGGGTGCGCCACGTCGACGACTTCAACCGCAAGGTGCGCTCCGGCGAGATCACCGCCCCGCTGGGCAGCGAGCGGGAGTACCGGCCCTACCCGTACATCCTCTGCATCGTCGACGAGCTGGCCGACCTGATGATGACCGCGCCCCGTGACGTCGAGGACGCGGTCGTGCGGATCACCCAGAAGGCCCGCGCCGCCGGGATCCACCTCGTGCTGGCCACCCAGCGCCCGTCCGTCGACGTCGTCACCGGGCTGATCAAGACGAACGTGCCGTCGCGGCTGGCGTTCGCCACCTCGTCGCTCACCGACTCCCGGGTCATCCTCGACCAGCCCGGCGCGGAGAAGCTCATCGGCATGGGCGACGGGCTGTACCTGCCGATGGGCGCGGGCAAGCCGGTCCGCATGCAGGGCGCGTTCGTCGGCGACGACGAGATCTCCTCGGTCGTCTCGTTCACCAAGGAGCAGGCCGAGCCCACCTACACCGACGGCGTCACCGCCCAGAAGGCGGGCGAGGCCAAGGAGATCGACCCGGACATCGGCGACGACCTCGACGTGCTGCTGCAGGCCGCCGAGCTGATCGTCACCTCCCAGTTCGGGTCGACGTCGATGCTGCAGCGCAAGCTGCGCGTCGGGTTCGCGAAGGCCGGGCGGCTGATGGACCTGCTGGAGACCCGCGGGATCGTCGGGCCGTCGGAGGGGTCGAAGGCGCGCGAGGTGCTGATCAAGCCGGACGAGCTGGAGGGCGCGCTGTGGCTGATCCGCGGTGGCGGCGGCCCGGCACCGGACGACGAGGACGAGGACTGA
- a CDS encoding helix-turn-helix domain-containing protein — protein sequence MTASVVEGAFRTCGRATAAWLRPYVSAYTGYRQDAGPPSVHQGVASAHLTFVLCLDGRVDILSNADPAKPAGSFTAAVGGLHGSPARIAQGDPQTGLQLRLTWRGARALLGVPAGELAGDTVDLHDLLSGRATTLLDRLASTEDWRARFDLLDTELAKLLRRGRGEVGVLPEVGYAWDRLAETGGNLRIEDLAREVGWSRRYLADRFRAETGLAPKAAARVIRFEGACDRLLAPDRPALARVAAEAGYVDQAHLSRDFRDLAGIPATAWLAERTGR from the coding sequence GTGACCGCCTCCGTCGTCGAGGGCGCGTTCCGCACCTGCGGGCGCGCGACGGCGGCGTGGCTGCGCCCGTACGTCAGCGCGTACACCGGCTACCGGCAGGATGCGGGGCCACCGTCGGTGCACCAGGGCGTTGCGTCGGCCCACCTCACGTTCGTGCTCTGCCTCGACGGCCGCGTCGACATCCTCAGCAACGCCGATCCGGCAAAGCCGGCCGGGAGCTTCACCGCGGCCGTCGGCGGGCTGCACGGCTCTCCGGCCCGGATCGCCCAGGGCGACCCGCAGACGGGTCTGCAGCTGCGGCTCACCTGGCGCGGCGCCCGTGCGCTGCTCGGCGTGCCTGCTGGCGAGCTGGCCGGCGACACCGTCGACCTCCACGACCTGCTCTCCGGCCGTGCCACGACGCTGCTGGACCGGCTGGCCTCCACCGAGGACTGGCGGGCCCGGTTCGACCTGCTCGACACCGAGCTCGCGAAGCTGCTGCGGCGCGGCCGCGGCGAGGTCGGCGTGCTGCCCGAGGTCGGGTACGCGTGGGACCGGCTGGCCGAGACCGGCGGCAACCTCCGCATCGAGGACCTGGCGCGCGAGGTCGGGTGGAGCAGGCGGTACCTCGCCGACCGGTTCCGCGCCGAGACCGGGCTCGCCCCCAAGGCCGCCGCACGCGTGATCCGTTTCGAGGGCGCGTGCGACCGGCTGCTCGCCCCGGACCGGCCCGCGCTCGCGCGGGTGGCGGCCGAGGCGGGCTACGTCGACCAGGCCCACCTGTCCCGCGACTTCCGCGACCTCGCCGGCATCCCCGCTACCGCATGGCTCGCGGAGCGGACCGGCCGCTGA
- a CDS encoding amino-acid N-acetyltransferase: MATPLVRRARTADVRTIKQLVDSYAGRVLLAKEMITLYEAVPEFLVAELDGEIVGCGALHVLWEDLGEVRTVAVDPRVKGRGVGHAIVSALIDGARDLGLRRLFVLTFEKQFFSRHGFEEIDGTPVEPDVFAAMLRSYDAGVAEFLDLAHVKPNTLGNVRMLLHL, from the coding sequence GTGGCGACACCACTCGTGCGGCGGGCACGCACCGCCGACGTCCGGACCATCAAGCAGCTCGTGGACTCCTACGCCGGACGGGTGCTGCTCGCCAAGGAGATGATCACGCTCTACGAGGCCGTGCCGGAGTTCCTCGTCGCCGAGCTCGACGGCGAGATCGTCGGCTGCGGCGCGTTGCACGTGCTGTGGGAGGACCTCGGCGAGGTCCGCACCGTCGCCGTGGACCCGCGGGTGAAGGGCCGCGGCGTCGGACACGCGATCGTCAGCGCGCTCATCGACGGTGCCCGGGACCTGGGCCTGCGGCGCCTGTTCGTGCTGACGTTCGAGAAGCAGTTCTTCTCCCGCCACGGCTTCGAGGAGATCGACGGCACGCCGGTGGAGCCGGACGTGTTCGCGGCGATGCTGCGCTCCTACGACGCCGGTGTTGCGGAGTTCCTCGACCTCGCCCACGTCAAGCCGAACACGCTCGGCAACGTCCGGATGCTGCTCCACCTGTAG
- the rimO gene encoding 30S ribosomal protein S12 methylthiotransferase RimO, which yields MPEPDAPRRAALLTLGCARNEVDSEELAGRLTGSGWELVDADSGTADVIVVNTCGFVEQAKKDSIDTLLAASDAAAPRGAKVVAVGCLAERYGAELAESLPEADAVLGFDAYPELAERLGDVLGGHAPAPHVPVDRRTLLPISPAARPAAASDVAVPGHAWVPNLARTRLSDAPVAPLKLASGCDRRCAFCAIPSFRGAFVSRPPDDVVAEAAWLGMHGVRELVLVSENSTSYGKDLPGGTTALARLLPRLTHVPGIDRVRVSYLQPAELRPDLLEVIATTPGVAPYFDLSFQHASPSVLRRMRRFGSREDFLGLCERIRALAPEAGIRSNVIVGFPGETDDDLAELEAFLTGARLDAVGVFGYSDEDGTEAAGYDGKLPPEEVARRVEHITSLVEELMTQRAEDRVGTEVTVLVEAEEDEDFECTGRADHQAPEVDGECVLERGSGLEVGDLVRAVVVATEGADLLVSPRERLPRSELATAGAARESG from the coding sequence GTGCCAGAACCCGACGCTCCGCGGCGTGCCGCCCTGCTCACTCTCGGCTGTGCCCGCAACGAGGTCGACTCGGAAGAGCTCGCCGGCCGGCTCACCGGCAGCGGGTGGGAGCTGGTGGACGCCGACTCCGGCACCGCCGACGTCATCGTCGTGAACACCTGCGGGTTCGTCGAGCAGGCCAAGAAGGACTCGATCGACACGCTGCTCGCGGCCTCCGACGCGGCGGCGCCCCGCGGCGCGAAGGTCGTGGCCGTCGGCTGCCTCGCCGAGCGGTACGGCGCCGAGCTGGCCGAGAGCCTGCCCGAGGCCGACGCGGTGCTCGGGTTCGACGCCTACCCGGAGCTGGCCGAGCGGCTCGGCGACGTACTCGGCGGCCACGCCCCGGCCCCGCACGTCCCGGTCGACCGGCGCACGCTGCTACCGATCTCCCCGGCCGCGCGGCCCGCCGCAGCGAGCGACGTCGCCGTCCCCGGCCACGCGTGGGTGCCGAACCTCGCGCGCACCCGGCTCTCGGACGCCCCGGTCGCCCCGCTCAAGCTCGCCTCCGGCTGCGACCGCCGCTGCGCGTTCTGCGCGATCCCGTCGTTCCGCGGGGCCTTCGTCTCGCGCCCGCCGGACGACGTGGTCGCCGAGGCGGCGTGGCTGGGCATGCACGGCGTGCGCGAGCTGGTGCTGGTCAGCGAGAACTCCACGTCCTACGGCAAGGACCTGCCCGGCGGCACCACCGCGCTCGCGCGGCTGCTCCCGCGGCTCACGCACGTCCCCGGCATCGACCGGGTGCGCGTGTCGTACCTGCAGCCCGCCGAGCTGCGCCCCGACCTCCTGGAGGTCATCGCCACCACCCCGGGCGTCGCCCCCTACTTCGACCTGTCCTTCCAGCACGCGAGCCCCTCCGTGCTGCGCCGGATGCGCCGGTTCGGCTCGCGGGAGGACTTCCTCGGGCTGTGCGAGCGGATCCGCGCGCTCGCACCGGAGGCCGGCATCCGCAGCAACGTGATCGTCGGCTTCCCCGGCGAGACCGACGACGACCTCGCGGAGCTGGAGGCGTTCCTCACCGGGGCGCGGCTCGACGCCGTCGGCGTGTTCGGCTACTCCGACGAGGACGGCACCGAGGCCGCCGGCTACGACGGCAAGCTCCCGCCGGAGGAGGTCGCCCGCCGGGTCGAGCACATCACCTCGCTCGTCGAGGAGCTGATGACCCAGCGCGCAGAGGACCGCGTCGGCACCGAGGTCACCGTGCTCGTCGAGGCCGAGGAGGACGAGGACTTCGAGTGCACCGGCCGTGCCGACCACCAGGCGCCCGAGGTCGACGGGGAGTGCGTCCTGGAACGCGGCTCCGGCCTCGAGGTGGGCGACCTGGTACGCGCGGTCGTCGTCGCCACGGAGGGCGCCGACCTGCTCGTCTCCCCGCGTGAACGCCTTCCCCGCAGCGAGCTCGCCACGGCGGGCGCCGCCCGGGAGTCGGGGTGA